From a single Aspergillus puulaauensis MK2 DNA, chromosome 2, nearly complete sequence genomic region:
- a CDS encoding uncharacterized protein (COG:I;~EggNog:ENOG410PI45;~InterPro:IPR001171,IPR018083;~PFAM:PF01222;~TransMembrane:8 (i40-61o67-84i96-113o133-155i167-184o272-292i308-326o332-357i);~go_component: GO:0016020 - membrane [Evidence IEA];~go_function: GO:0016628 - oxidoreductase activity, acting on the CH-CH group of donors, NAD or NADP as acceptor [Evidence IEA];~go_process: GO:0016126 - sterol biosynthetic process [Evidence IEA];~go_process: GO:0055114 - oxidation-reduction process [Evidence IEA]), which yields MSSTLSYVLPQGKAAKGIHLKAEQDAFWGRRRSIAPISGALSAIALLIATPSVVIASWVTIEHFDGSVFGMLSMLWRSGIVAFVRRYFPSPTIDTLVVYLGWIAAQAFLHTSLPGKYYTGQATPGGNVLVYKINGLITSIAMVIVFVMSGVAGIVDLACIAKAWPGFLLAAVIYGYLVSMAMHLKACFAPSYRQDTRFSGSAIHDFFSGCELNPRWGPDWDIKLFHIGRPGMAGWLMMYNSLAHLGNAIPKLTISGSDISFAALHAELHGSISNSMIVVLLLHGVYIVDFFWNESWYLRTIDIHHDHFGFYLAWGSAVWLPVMYSLNAQFLAYHSIHLSLVNGILILALGIIGYAIFRSANNQKLRVRLTDGNCMTFGRVAEVIRSSYKTSDGVTHKSLLLCSGWWGYARHANYTGDILMAFAFCAPCGTTHLLPWTYFIYLSLLLINRCFRDEARCRAKYGEDWKKYCQRVKWRFCPGVF from the exons ATGAGTTCCACACTCTCATATGTACTCCCGCAGGGGAAGGCAGCAAAAGGAATCCATCTCAAGGCAGAGCAAGATGCGTTTTGGGGCCGAAGACGCAGCATCGCGCCAATTTCTGGTGCGCTGAGTGCGATTGCTCTTCTGATTGCCACGCCGTCGGTTGTGATCGCGTCTTGGGTGACCATCGAACATTTTGATGGGAGCGTCTTCGGTATGCTATCTATGTTGTGGCGTAGCGGGATTGTGGCTTTCGTCCGCCGATATTTCCCCAGCCCAACAATAGACACCTTGGTTGTATATCTTGGCTGGATTGCAGCCCAGGCATTCCTGCATACATCGCTCCCAGGAAAGTACTACACAGGCCAGGCGACCCCGGGAGGGAATGTGCTGGTGTATAAGATCAATGGCCTCATCACCAGCATCGCCATGGTCATCGTCTTTGTAATGTCTGGAGTGGCCGGGATAGTGGATTTGGCCTGCATTGCGAAAGCATGGCCAGGGTTTCTCCTGGCTGCGGTTATCTACGGATACCTGGTCAGCATGGCCATGCATCTGAAGGCATGCTTTGCCCCATCCTATAGACAGGACACGAGGTTCAGTG GGTCTGCTATTCATGACTTCTTCAGCGGTTGCGAGTTAAACCCCCGCTGGGGTCCTGATTGGGACATCAAACTGTTCCATATTGGGAGGCCTGGAATGGCCGGGTGGCTGATGATGTACAACTCCCTTGCGCACTTAGGGAATGCTATACCCAAGCTGACTATTTCTGGCAGTGACATATCCTTCGCCGCACTGCACGCTGAGCTGCATGGCTCGATTTCAAACAGCATGATCGTTGTTCTTCTGCTACATGGGGTTTACATTGTCGATTTCTTCTGGAACGAGTCCTG GTATCTTCGAACCATTGACATCCACCATGACCACTTCGGATTCTACCTCGCCTGGGGCTCAGCCGTGTGGCTTCCCGTGATGTATTCACTCAACGCCCAATTCCTAGCGTATCACTCTATCCATCTTTCCTTAGTGAATGGGATCCTCATCCTGGCGCTTGGAATAATAGGATATGCCATCTTCAGATCAGCCAACAACCAAAAGCTCCGTGTTCGCCTGACAGACGGAAACTGCATGACATTCGGCAGAGTGGCGGAGGTCATTCGGAGCTCATACAAAACATCTGATGGCGTCACCCATAAATCCCTTCTTCTGTGTTCAG GCTGGTGGGGATATGCACGCCACGCAAACTACACGGGTGATATTTTGATGGCGTTTGCGTTCTGCGCACCCTGCGGAACAACCCATTTATTACCCTGGACTTATTTCATCTATCTATCGCTTCTGCTTATCAACCGGTGTTTTCGAGATGAGGCCCGGTGCCGCGCGAAATACGGCGAGGATTGGAAGAAGTACTGCCAGAGGGTTAAATGGAGGTTCTGCCCTGGAGTCTTTTGA
- the ERG6_1 gene encoding sterol methyltransferase (COG:H;~EggNog:ENOG410PH10;~InterPro:IPR030384,IPR029063,IPR013216,IPR013705;~PFAM:PF13649,PF08498,PF08242,PF02353,PF08241, PF13489,PF13847;~antiSMASH:Cluster_2.17;~go_function: GO:0008168 - methyltransferase activity [Evidence IEA];~go_process: GO:0006694 - steroid biosynthetic process [Evidence IEA]), whose protein sequence is MILDTDDQKRLEQDAALCKQLHGTSVSAQGLFAMRKDFKTHKVVLDSYFKYFGKDIAEDDKMCTGDRRQEEYSTMVKLFYNLATDFYEYGWCKSLHFCRFSYDEPFLQAIARHEHYLAHQVGIKEDMMVLDVGCGLGGPAREIAKFTDATITGLNNSEYQIQKATHYTKQAGLSQKVSFVKGNFVEMDFKDNTFDAAYAIEATLHAPTLDAVYSEIFRVLKPGAVFGVYEWLLTDRFDENNSEHRGISLGIQQGNGIAKLFTVSQGLSAVRRAGFELIHHEDLAHRPAVAPWYHPLSFSIRDVRSLSDIVTYAPMSSLGRTVTHYMTRALELARILPRGTQAVADSLSLAGDSLVEGGQKDLFTPMYFLLARKPTE, encoded by the exons ATGATATTGGATACAGACGACCAGAAGAGGTTGGAGCAGGATGCGGCGCTCTGCAAACAGCTTCACGGCACCTCAGTGTCCGCGCAAGGCCTATTTGCTATGAGAAAGGATTTCAAAACGCACAAGGTCGTACTGGATAGCTACTTCAAGTACTTTGGGAAAGACATTGCTGAAGACGATAAAATGTGTACAGGAGAT CGGCGACAAGAGGAATATTCAACCATGGTCAAGCT CTTCTACAACCTGGCAACAGATTTCTACGAGTATGGTTGGTGTAAATCACTGCACTTCTGTCGATTTAGTTACGATGAGCCCTTTCTCCAGGCAATAGCCCGCCATGAGCATTATCTAGCACATCAGGTCGGCATTAAAGAAGACATGATGGTCCTGGACGTCGGGTGTGGCCTCGGTGGCCCTGCCCGTGAGATCGCCAAGTTCACTGACGCAACAATCACCGGTCTCAATAATAGCGAATATCAAATCCAGAAAGCAACGCATTATACAAAACAGGCCGGCCTTTCGCAAAAGGTGTCCTTTGTGAAAGGCAACTTTGTCGAAATGGACTTTAAGGACAATACATTTGATGCCGCATATGCTATTGAAGCAACCCTACACGCCCCAACCCTGGATGCTGTGTACAGTGAGATATTCCGCGTCTTGAAGCCCGGTGCTGTGTTTGGGGTGTACGAGTGGCTTCTCACAGACAGGTTTGATGAAAATAACTCCGAGCATCGCGGGATTTCCCTTGGGATTCAACAGGGGAATGGAATTGCCAAGTTATTCACAGTATCCCAGGGCCTCAGCGCTGTGAGACGTGCCGGATTCGAGCTGATCCACCATGAGGATCTGGCACATCGGCCAGCCGTGGCACCGTGGTATCATCCTCTGTCTTTCTCTATCAGGGACGTTCGAAGTCTTTCCGATATCGTCACTTATGCTCCTATGAGCAGTTTGGGGCGCACTGTTACACACTATATGACCAGAGCTCTAGAATTGGCACGCATCTTACCCAGGGGGACTCAGGCAGTTGCCGACAGCTTGTCTTTGGCCGGTGATAGTTTGGTTGAGGGTGGCCAGAAGGATCTTTTTACTCCTATGTATTTCCTGTTGGCCAGGAAACCAACAGAGTGA
- a CDS encoding putative isopropanol dehydrogenase (COG:Q;~EggNog:ENOG410PVRW;~InterPro:IPR013154,IPR013149,IPR036291,IPR011032;~PFAM:PF00107,PF08240;~SMCOG1040:alcohol dehydrogenase;~antiSMASH:Cluster_2.17;~go_process: GO:0055114 - oxidation-reduction process [Evidence IEA]), whose translation MASIPINHRALFLDDIGRPLKVETRPTPQATAGTAVVKILVAKILSYSGDIYNGKRNYPLPTPMVPGCAAIGHIAAVGSDATKLSVGDLVLVDIYLRGRDDPTQAALSGIHEGHTEMSSQLLLGEWRDSTFAEYAKMPLENCYRLDQRRLLGSTSEGGLGYEVEDLLALTGQLVAFGGLRSIGIEPGDKVIVSPATGAFGSAAVQVALALGASVIAMGRNMEVLKNIQEMFGAARLQVVKITNNQRQEIDALARCGLADAFFDISPPMAAGSSHIVSGILSLKHSGRACFMGSGIGDVPIPAAALMAKNLTIKGKWMYERDDIWKIIQMAESGVLKLGKQAGWVTVKKYKLEQWAEAFSCAAQRAGPGEQVVFTM comes from the coding sequence ATGGCCTCCATACCGATCAATCACCGTGCACTATTCCTTGATGACATCGGCAGGCCCCTCAAAGTCGAAACGCGGCCTACTCCGCAAGCAACGGCGGGCACCGCGGTGGTTAAGATTCTGGTAGCAAAGATTCTCTCGTATTCTGGAGACATCTATAATGGCAAGCGCAATTATCCTCTCCCCACACCAATGGTGCCAGGATGTGCTGCAATCGGCCATATCGCAGCTGTGGGCTCAGATGCTACGAAACTCTCAGTTGGGGACCTGGTCTTGGTCGATATCTATCTCCGAGGGCGCGATGATCCCACCCAGGCTGCATTGTCGGGAATTCATGAAGGCCACACCGAGATGAGTTCGCAGCTCCTTCTTGGCGAATGGCGAGACTCGACATTTGCAGAGTACGCGAAGATGCCCTTAGAGAACTGCTATAGGCTCGATCAGAGGCGGCTTCTTGGGTCAACATCCGAAGGAGGACTAGGATACGAGGTTGAGGACCTGCTGGCTTTGACTGGACAGCTTGTTGCATTTGGTGGGCTGCGCAGCATTGGCATCGAGCCCGGCGATAAGGTCATTGTTAGTCCTGCCACAGGTGCATTTGGGAGTGCGGCGGTGCAGGTGGCTCTGGCTCTTGGGGCCAGCGTGATTGCAATGGGACGCAATatggaggtgttgaagaacATACAGGAGATGTTTGGAGCAGCTCGGCTCCAGGTGGTCAAGATCACGAATAACCAGAGACAGGAAATAGACGCCCTGGCCCGTTGCGGGCTAGCCGATGCCTTCTTTGACATCTCTCCACCCATGGCGGCGGGCTCAAGCCATATTGTGAGTGGCATTTTGTCGCTCAAACATTCGGGGCGTGCTTGTTTCATGGGATCAGGCATTGGCGACGTGCCTATTCCGGCTGCAGCGCTGATGGCCAAAAACCTTACGATCAAGGGTAAATGGATGTATGAGCGCGACGATATCTGGAAAATAATCCAGATGGCGGAGTCGGGTGTCCTGAAGCTTGGTAAACAGGCGGGCTGGGTGACTGTTAAGAAATATAAGCTGGAGCAATGGGCGGAGGCGTTTTCTTGCGCAGCACAACGTGCAGGTCCAGGCGAGCAGGTTGTCTTCACAATGTAA
- a CDS encoding uncharacterized protein (COG:C,H;~EggNog:ENOG410QAJ8;~InterPro:IPR036188,IPR002938;~PFAM:PF01494,PF08491;~SECRETED:SignalP(1-18);~SMCOG1087:hypothetical protein;~antiSMASH:Cluster_2.17;~go_function: GO:0071949 - FAD binding [Evidence IEA]), which yields MNIIIVGAGLAGLGSALALKSSAPSLEVLVLESALELAEIGAGLQLTPNATRLLLHWGLGERLEQVATSPEVFTISSYKGDRLLGRRNGFGSEMMSKYGAPFWDMHRADLQLAMFERAQELGVRFRFGATVTDYDFEGATVSLSNGDEVSADLVIAADGLWSRARPKFLGNNESPLSTGDLAYRIVLNTNTIKDEDLKQFVSKPRVHLWPGPDCHAIYYPLRNNTMINIVLLVPDDLPEDVAKAPGDIGQMKELFRDWDPLLQRLLALVPDVQKWRLMHNTEMEIWYNEKGTIVFLGDSCHPMLPYMAQGANSALEDAAVLGSLIAKAQDRSDLPGVLQVYQRLRKPRSLELVEGSLRQRHTNHLRDGVEQEQRDKALKDQFEEPLPGLDPLSQGRVYSYNAIEEANMAWKHFVQNDKSIA from the exons ATGAATATCATTATTGTTGGAGCTGGGCTTGCTGGACTGGGGAGTGCCCTGGCGCTCAAAAGCTCGGCGCCTTCACTTGAAGTCCTCGTCCTGGAGTCGGCTCTGGAGTTAGCAGAA ATAGGTGCAGGCCTTCAACTCACCCCAAACGCGACCCGACTACTGCTCCACTGGGGCCTGGGAGAGAGGCTTGAACAGGTCGCGACGAGCCCGGAAGTCTTCACCATTTCATCCTACAAAGGAGACAGATTGCTGGGGAGACGCAATGGCTTCGGGTCGGAGATGATGTCCAAGTACGGGGCGCCATTTTGGGACATGCACCGTGCAGACCTGCAACTAGCCATGTTTGAGCGGGCACAAGAGCTCGGTGTCAGATTCAGGTTCGGTGCAACAGTAACTGATTATGATTTCGAGGGCGCAACGGTATCACTTTCTAACGGCGACGAGGTTTCCGCGGACTTGGTCATCGCTGCCGATG GCCTATGGTCGAGAGCCCGCCCCAAATTCCTGGGGAACAACGAGTCGCCTCTGTCCACGGGTGACTTGGCCTACCGCATTGTACTGAACACCAATACGATCAAGGATGAAGACCTGAAGCAGTTCGTTTCGAAGCCTCGAGTGCATCTTTGGCCCGGGCCGGATTGTCACGCCATTTACTACCCACTGCGCAACAATACAATGATCAATATCGTACTTCTCGTCCCCGATGATCTTCCTGAGGATGTTGCCAAAGCCCCCGGGGATATTGGTCAGATGAAGGAGCTCTTCCGCGACTGGGATCCGCT TCTACAACGTCTCTTAGCCCTTGTTCCTGATGTTCAAAAGTGGCGTTTGATGCACA ACACGGAAATGGAGATCTGGTATAATGAAAAAGGCACTATTGTCTTCTTGGGCGACTCATG CCATCCAATGCTGCCCTATATGGCGCAAGGAGCCAACTCGGCCCTCGAAGACGCAGCAGTTCTGGGCTCCCTGATTGCCAAAGCCCAAGATAGATCGGACCTTCCGGGCGTCCTCCAAGTATACCAGCGTCTGCGGAAACCGCGCTCCCTGGAGTTGGTGGAAGGCAGCCTCAGACAG AGACATACCAACCATCTCCGCGATGGCGTAGAACAGGAACAGCGTGACAAAGCATTGAAAGACCAATTCGAGGAGCCCCTTCCAGG GCTGGACCCCCTGTCCCAGGGTCGGGTTTACTCGTACAATGCCATTGAGGAG GCCAATATGGCTTGGAAGCATTTCGTCCAGAATGATAAGTCCATTGCGTAG